A single window of Vigna radiata var. radiata cultivar VC1973A chromosome 4, Vradiata_ver6, whole genome shotgun sequence DNA harbors:
- the LOC106758761 gene encoding protein LAZY 1 isoform X1: MKLLGWMHRKFRQNSSEPFKDLVIGNSCNCLSGQPPFDDEQAYQKPNLGIRLAKHAQKGHNLRNSFAGLEAARVDEEYEGEFFPGFLAIGTLGSEQVSDPSTPSFPVSVESITEKEDEVTENDLKLINDELEKVLGAETKDDVSLDSSRRTSHVSTGRSSHVSTGRSSHVSIITLSGKPIEGTEPNGNGAAICPLQGYLFGTAIELSETTAAAKKEHRTSLGELFQRSKSAEENFSAKCEKEEKRTEKELDKSAMNLMKEKLKKRMLHAYSKNSTSINGGPIDSASAETKLNKILHMFRKKVHPESSTAAQKSAKHHKNMKKKKILNDGGYNKNDLVHPEDEDSSANREYWIKTDADYLVLEL; encoded by the exons ATGAAG TTACTAGGCTGGATGCACAGGAAATTTCGCCAGAATAGCAGTGAACCATTCAAGGACTTGGTCATTG GGAATTCTTGCAATTGTCTTTCAGGGCAACCACCATTTGATGATGAACAAGCCTATCAGAAACCAAACCTCGGAATCAGACTTGCCAAACATGCTCAAAAAGGTCACAATCTTAGAAACTCTTTTGCTGGTCTAGAAGCTGCAAGAGTGGATGAAGAGTATGAGGGGGAATTCTTCCCTGGTTTCCTGGCAATTGGAACACTTGGTTCAGAACAAGTGTCTGACCCATCCACACCATCATTTCCCGTTTCTGTTGAGAGCATCActgaaaaagaagatgaagtgaCTGAGAATGATCTTAAGCTTATCAATGATGAGCTAGAGAAAGTGCTGGGGGCTGAAACCAAGGATGATGTCAGCCTTGATTCTTCAAGAAGGACCAGCCATGTTAGCACTGGGAGAAGTAGCCATGTCAGCACTGGGAGAAGCAGCCATGTCAGCATAATAACACTCAGTGGAAAGCCAATAGAAGGCACAGAACCAAATGGAAATGGAGCTGCAATTTGTCCACTCCAGGGATATCTCTTTGGAACAGCCATTGAACTATCTGAAACAACTGCTGCAGCAAAGAAAGAACACAGGACTTCACTTGGGGAGCTGTTTCAGAGAAGCAAATCAGCTGAGGAGAATTTCAGTGCAAAATGTGAAAAGGAGGAAAAAAGAACTGAGAAGGAACTGGACAAATCTGCCATGAACCTGATGAAAGAAAAGCTGAAAAAAAGAATGCTCCATGCTTATTCTAAAAATTCTACTTCAATAAATGGAGGGCCTATCGATTCTGCTTCTGCAGAAACAAAGCTGAATAAG ATTCTCCATATGTTCCGAAAGAAAGTTCACCCCGAAAGTTCAACAGCTGCACAAAAATCTGCCAAACACCACaagaacatgaagaagaagaaaatactcAATGATGGAGGCTACAACAAAAATGATCTGGTGCATCCAGAGGATGAAGATTCATCTGCCAACAGGGAATACTGGATCAAAACTGATGCAGATT ACTTAGTTCTAGAGCTGTGA
- the LOC106758761 gene encoding protein LAZY 1 isoform X2 produces the protein MKLLGWMHRKFRQNSSEPFKDLVIGQPPFDDEQAYQKPNLGIRLAKHAQKGHNLRNSFAGLEAARVDEEYEGEFFPGFLAIGTLGSEQVSDPSTPSFPVSVESITEKEDEVTENDLKLINDELEKVLGAETKDDVSLDSSRRTSHVSTGRSSHVSTGRSSHVSIITLSGKPIEGTEPNGNGAAICPLQGYLFGTAIELSETTAAAKKEHRTSLGELFQRSKSAEENFSAKCEKEEKRTEKELDKSAMNLMKEKLKKRMLHAYSKNSTSINGGPIDSASAETKLNKILHMFRKKVHPESSTAAQKSAKHHKNMKKKKILNDGGYNKNDLVHPEDEDSSANREYWIKTDADYLVLEL, from the exons ATGAAG TTACTAGGCTGGATGCACAGGAAATTTCGCCAGAATAGCAGTGAACCATTCAAGGACTTGGTCATTG GGCAACCACCATTTGATGATGAACAAGCCTATCAGAAACCAAACCTCGGAATCAGACTTGCCAAACATGCTCAAAAAGGTCACAATCTTAGAAACTCTTTTGCTGGTCTAGAAGCTGCAAGAGTGGATGAAGAGTATGAGGGGGAATTCTTCCCTGGTTTCCTGGCAATTGGAACACTTGGTTCAGAACAAGTGTCTGACCCATCCACACCATCATTTCCCGTTTCTGTTGAGAGCATCActgaaaaagaagatgaagtgaCTGAGAATGATCTTAAGCTTATCAATGATGAGCTAGAGAAAGTGCTGGGGGCTGAAACCAAGGATGATGTCAGCCTTGATTCTTCAAGAAGGACCAGCCATGTTAGCACTGGGAGAAGTAGCCATGTCAGCACTGGGAGAAGCAGCCATGTCAGCATAATAACACTCAGTGGAAAGCCAATAGAAGGCACAGAACCAAATGGAAATGGAGCTGCAATTTGTCCACTCCAGGGATATCTCTTTGGAACAGCCATTGAACTATCTGAAACAACTGCTGCAGCAAAGAAAGAACACAGGACTTCACTTGGGGAGCTGTTTCAGAGAAGCAAATCAGCTGAGGAGAATTTCAGTGCAAAATGTGAAAAGGAGGAAAAAAGAACTGAGAAGGAACTGGACAAATCTGCCATGAACCTGATGAAAGAAAAGCTGAAAAAAAGAATGCTCCATGCTTATTCTAAAAATTCTACTTCAATAAATGGAGGGCCTATCGATTCTGCTTCTGCAGAAACAAAGCTGAATAAG ATTCTCCATATGTTCCGAAAGAAAGTTCACCCCGAAAGTTCAACAGCTGCACAAAAATCTGCCAAACACCACaagaacatgaagaagaagaaaatactcAATGATGGAGGCTACAACAAAAATGATCTGGTGCATCCAGAGGATGAAGATTCATCTGCCAACAGGGAATACTGGATCAAAACTGATGCAGATT ACTTAGTTCTAGAGCTGTGA
- the LOC106759547 gene encoding uncharacterized protein LOC106759547 produces MGKLLCDSTTVAEPFQGSPPAALPWREPKSESITAVDLVVPASVGGATFAGGWEDVVGLEEQQRRHLQKLHAKGVLWKPPEAVEDSSSSPPSSSHLRSVVFRLSHGGEVSADGNCLFTASRKAMGVEEVDARELRRRTVIRFSEDLRSVSFVEREAIDDAIRHMYSPDLKNGWGIHVVQEVKLLAKKEDRFALDSAIDELVHLGMQREMAAESIYKERCIPVNDGPSWAKYMLISGSPDDEYDIITLQYTEEGLLSVDENREGRAAAFGDDIAIECLATEFKREIYVVQAHGSDAMVEEENCVFFLPHRPRSRITEPPFFLFMKGTGWCGAGADHYEPLIAHPSTFVSQEKVAVVL; encoded by the exons ATGGGGAAGCTTTTGTGTGATTCAACTACCGTCGCCGAACCATTCCAAGGTTCGCCGCCGGCAGCGCTTCCATGGCGGGAACCCAAATCGGAGTCAATTACAGCCGTAGATCTCGTCGTTCCGGCTAGCGTTGGTGGTGCGACTTTCGCCGGCGGTTGGGAAGATGTCGTCGGTCTGGAAGAGCAGCAGCGGCGCCACCTCCAGAAGCTCCACGCCAAAGGCGTGCTCTGGAAGCCGCCAGAGGCGGTAGAGGACTCGTCGTCATCTCCGCCGTCGTCCTCCCATCTTAGATCCGTCGTTTTCCGGCTCTCACACGGCGGCGAGGTGTCAGCCGACGGGAACTGCCTGTTCACGGCGTCTCGGAAGGCGATGGGAGTCGAGGAGGTGGACGCGCGCGAGCTGCGGCGGCGGACGGTGATTCGGTTCTCGGAGGATCTTCGATCTGTGAGTTTTGTGGAAAGAGAGGCGATCGATGACGCGATTCGACACATGTACTCGCCAGATCTGAAGAATGGTTGGGGGATTCATGTTGTTCAGGAGGTGAAGTTGCTGGCAAAGAAGGAGGATCGATTTGCTCTTGATTCGGCCATCGACGAGCTCGTTCACCTCGGCATGCAAAG AGAAATGGCGGCGGAGTCTATTTACAAAGAGAGATGTATTCCCGTGAATGATGGTCCAAGTTGGGCCAAATACATGTTGATCTCTGGTTCTCCTGATGATGAGTATGATATCATCACTTTGCAATATACCGAGGAGGGTTTATTATCTGTAGACGAAAATAGAGAGGGTCGTGCTGCAGCTTTCGGTGACGATATTGCAATTGAATGTCTTGCTACAGAGTTCAAGCGAGAGATATATGTG GTGCAAGCCCATGGTTCAGATGCCATGGTCGAGGAAGAAAATTGTGTTTTCTTCCTTCCACATCGTCCAAGGAGCCGAATTACCGAACCTCCATTCTTCCTTTTCATGAAAGGAACAG GCTGGTGCGGTGCTGGAGCTGACCACTATGAGCCCCTGATTGCTCATCCTTCCACCTTTGTTTCCCAGGAGAAGGTTGCTGTGGTACTGTGA